One part of the Lotus japonicus ecotype B-129 chromosome 2, LjGifu_v1.2 genome encodes these proteins:
- the LOC130738824 gene encoding protein DETOXIFICATION 16-like isoform X1, which translates to MESEHQKASLHSPLVQSSRATERTEVIEEVRKQLWLSGPLISVSLLNFCLQVISVMFVGHIGELALSGASMATSFATVTGFNLLSGLASALDTLCGQSYGAKQYQNLGIYMQRAMVVLTVVSIPVAVIWANTRFILVFLGQDPEISAAAGEYAKLMVPSLFGYGLLQCLNRFLQTQNIVFPMMFSSGVTTFLHFFICWIMVFKSGLGYTGAVVANSISYWLNVTILSLYVKFSPSCKKTWTGFSKEALHNIPTFLRLSIPSAAMVCLEMWSFEMMVLLSGLLPNPKLETSVLSIWLFSYFRVQMLVTIVSYFHQYIVVDSWTFASLNTTGTVWMIPFGLSGAVSTRVSNELGAGNPRTARLAVCVVVVIAIIESILVGAVMILIRNIWGYAFSNTEEVAKYVATMMPILVASNFLDGFQCVLSGTARGCGLQKIGAFINLGSYYLVGIPLAMVLAFVLHIGGKGLWLGIICALIVQVFSLMIITLRIDWEKEAKKATDRVYDSINPESIVS; encoded by the exons ATGGAGAGTGAACACCAAAAGGCATCTcttcactctcctttggttcaaaGCTCAAGGGCAACAGAAAGAACAGAAGTTATTGAAGAAGTGAGGAAGCAGTTATGGCTTTCGGGTCCTTTGATATCTGTGAGCCTCCTAAACTTTTGCCTACAAGTTATTTCTGTCATGTTTGTTGGACATATCGGCGAGTTAGCTCTCTCAGGTGCTTCTATGGCCACTTCTTTTGCAACTGTCACAGGTTTCAATTTATTG TCAGGATTGGCAAGTGCCTTAGATACCTTATGTGGCCAGTCATATGGAGCAAAGCAGTATCAGAATTTAGGCATATACATGCAGAGGGCCATGGTCGTTCTTACAGTTGTAAGCATTCCAGTAGCAGTTATTTGGGCAAATACAAGATTCATTCTTGTTTTCCTTGGCCaagatcctgagatatctgcaGCAGCTGGGGAATATGCTAAGTTAATGGTTCCAAGCCTTTTTGGTTATGGTCTTCTGCAATGCCTCAATAGATTCTTACAAACCCAAAATATTGTATTTCCAATGATGTTCAGCTCAGGAGTAACAACTTTTCTACACTTCTTTATATGTTGGATTATGGTATTCAAATCTGGACTAGGGTACACAGGGGCTGTTGTAGCAAATTCTATATCTTACTGGTTAAATGTTACCATCCTTTCACTCTATGTCAAGTTCTCTCCTTCATGTAAAAAAACATGGACAGGCTTTTCCAAAGAGGCACTGCACAACATCCCCACATTCCTAAGGCTTTCCATTCCTTCAGCTGCTATGGTTTG CTTGGAAATGTGGTCTTTTGAAATGATGGTTCTCCTTTCTGGTCTTCTTCCAAATCCAAAGTTGGAAACATCAGTGCTATCTATCTGGTTGTTTTCCTATTTCAGAGTTCAGATGCTTGTCACAATTGTTTCATACTTTCATCAATATATTGTTGTTGACTCTTGGACTTTTGCCAGCTTGAATACTACAGGAACTGTTTGGATGATTCCCTTTGGACTCAGTGGAGCTGTAAG CACCCGTGTCTCAAATGAACTTGGAGCTGGTAATCCACGAACTGCCCGTTTAGCAGTGTGTGTTGTTGTAGTGATTGCCATTATCGAAAGCATCTTAGTTGGAGCTGTGATGATCCTAATACGCAATATCTGGGGCTATGCATTTAGCAATACAGAAGAAGTGGCCAAATATGTAGCTACTATGATGCCAATTCTTGTAGCATCTAACTTCCTGGATGGATTTCAATGTGTTCTTTCAG GAACTGCAAGAGGATGTGGTTTGCAGAAAATTGGCGCATTTATTAATCTGGGGTCATACTATTTAGTGGGAATTCCGTTAGCTATGGTCTTGGCTTTTGTATTGCATATTGGAGGGAAG GGGCTTTGGCTGGGGATCATATGTGCACTCATTGTTCAAGTATTTTCTCTAATGATCATTACTTTGCGTATTGATTGGGAGAAAGAG GCAAAGAAGGCCACGGATAGAGTCTATGACTCAATAAATCCAGAGAGCATAGTCTCATGA
- the LOC130738824 gene encoding protein DETOXIFICATION 16-like isoform X2: MESEHQKASLHSPLVQSSRATERTEVIEEVRKQLWLSGPLISVSLLNFCLQVISVMFVGHIGELALSGASMATSFATVTGFNLLSGLASALDTLCGQSYGAKQYQNLGIYMQRAMVVLTVVSIPVAVIWANTRFILVFLGQDPEISAAAGEYAKLMVPSLFGYGLLQCLNRFLQTQNIVFPMMFSSGVTTFLHFFICWIMVFKSGLGYTGAVVANSISYWLNVTILSLYVKFSPSCKKTWTGFSKEALHNIPTFLRLSIPSAAMVCLEMWSFEMMVLLSGLLPNPKLETSVLSICLNTTGTVWMIPFGLSGAVSTRVSNELGAGNPRTARLAVCVVVVIAIIESILVGAVMILIRNIWGYAFSNTEEVAKYVATMMPILVASNFLDGFQCVLSGTARGCGLQKIGAFINLGSYYLVGIPLAMVLAFVLHIGGKGLWLGIICALIVQVFSLMIITLRIDWEKEAKKATDRVYDSINPESIVS, encoded by the exons ATGGAGAGTGAACACCAAAAGGCATCTcttcactctcctttggttcaaaGCTCAAGGGCAACAGAAAGAACAGAAGTTATTGAAGAAGTGAGGAAGCAGTTATGGCTTTCGGGTCCTTTGATATCTGTGAGCCTCCTAAACTTTTGCCTACAAGTTATTTCTGTCATGTTTGTTGGACATATCGGCGAGTTAGCTCTCTCAGGTGCTTCTATGGCCACTTCTTTTGCAACTGTCACAGGTTTCAATTTATTG TCAGGATTGGCAAGTGCCTTAGATACCTTATGTGGCCAGTCATATGGAGCAAAGCAGTATCAGAATTTAGGCATATACATGCAGAGGGCCATGGTCGTTCTTACAGTTGTAAGCATTCCAGTAGCAGTTATTTGGGCAAATACAAGATTCATTCTTGTTTTCCTTGGCCaagatcctgagatatctgcaGCAGCTGGGGAATATGCTAAGTTAATGGTTCCAAGCCTTTTTGGTTATGGTCTTCTGCAATGCCTCAATAGATTCTTACAAACCCAAAATATTGTATTTCCAATGATGTTCAGCTCAGGAGTAACAACTTTTCTACACTTCTTTATATGTTGGATTATGGTATTCAAATCTGGACTAGGGTACACAGGGGCTGTTGTAGCAAATTCTATATCTTACTGGTTAAATGTTACCATCCTTTCACTCTATGTCAAGTTCTCTCCTTCATGTAAAAAAACATGGACAGGCTTTTCCAAAGAGGCACTGCACAACATCCCCACATTCCTAAGGCTTTCCATTCCTTCAGCTGCTATGGTTTG CTTGGAAATGTGGTCTTTTGAAATGATGGTTCTCCTTTCTGGTCTTCTTCCAAATCCAAAGTTGGAAACATCAGTGCTATCTATCTG CTTGAATACTACAGGAACTGTTTGGATGATTCCCTTTGGACTCAGTGGAGCTGTAAG CACCCGTGTCTCAAATGAACTTGGAGCTGGTAATCCACGAACTGCCCGTTTAGCAGTGTGTGTTGTTGTAGTGATTGCCATTATCGAAAGCATCTTAGTTGGAGCTGTGATGATCCTAATACGCAATATCTGGGGCTATGCATTTAGCAATACAGAAGAAGTGGCCAAATATGTAGCTACTATGATGCCAATTCTTGTAGCATCTAACTTCCTGGATGGATTTCAATGTGTTCTTTCAG GAACTGCAAGAGGATGTGGTTTGCAGAAAATTGGCGCATTTATTAATCTGGGGTCATACTATTTAGTGGGAATTCCGTTAGCTATGGTCTTGGCTTTTGTATTGCATATTGGAGGGAAG GGGCTTTGGCTGGGGATCATATGTGCACTCATTGTTCAAGTATTTTCTCTAATGATCATTACTTTGCGTATTGATTGGGAGAAAGAG GCAAAGAAGGCCACGGATAGAGTCTATGACTCAATAAATCCAGAGAGCATAGTCTCATGA